In one Cloacibacillus porcorum genomic region, the following are encoded:
- a CDS encoding tyrosine-type recombinase/integrase, with protein sequence MDEATFRNIEAMADKWLVEILKDDELKRIKGLVDHAFWHVDKDFNYESNSYDFDSMASMVQSDIKEALKTNDFKPFVYDTNTGEYSGVYGIKKTVDDFITTHALDIKGEELIALTREIAKRYVDYLEIGKARENGDYAVEKKLMKDIFPSSGTNISSYTCAKALPLQDIQDDSDVTILEAVNKYYETKRFKDLAAGTQTEARRALTDFTSMLGNIPLKDISVASVRTFRARYYKMPKERRTKERVHLNASQLIALAENDPTVQIRTERASCKSLAFIVTFFKWLEKEGYCFNPQIIKVIAPDKEKPLVNANEKRNRYTIEELNRMFHHKSYVSDSFRYDFQFWLPLLGIFTGARLDELCQINPQDGILQSKEGIWYIDIKDNAEGKGIKTAAGYRAIPIHPELIALGFIKYAEGQKAKGETLLFPELRNRRADKKLYPKASRWFNDVFKKEVGITSVATKTKKEEKKLDFHSFRATFIDTAKQLSLPLSQVHEIVGHTEDRGVTGIYEERYGIAILFHDVIEKIKYDGLDLSKLKNNRYSR encoded by the coding sequence ATGGACGAAGCAACTTTCAGGAATATTGAAGCTATGGCTGATAAATGGCTTGTCGAAATACTTAAAGATGATGAACTGAAAAGGATAAAAGGATTAGTTGACCATGCTTTTTGGCATGTAGATAAAGACTTTAATTATGAAAGTAATAGCTACGACTTTGATTCGATGGCCTCAATGGTGCAGAGCGATATAAAAGAGGCGCTTAAAACTAACGACTTTAAACCGTTTGTGTACGACACAAATACTGGCGAATATTCCGGCGTATATGGGATAAAGAAAACGGTTGACGACTTTATTACGACCCACGCATTAGATATCAAGGGAGAAGAGTTGATTGCTCTCACAAGAGAGATAGCCAAACGCTATGTTGACTATTTGGAGATAGGCAAGGCGCGGGAGAACGGAGATTACGCCGTCGAAAAGAAACTAATGAAGGATATTTTCCCCTCGTCTGGTACAAATATATCCAGCTATACATGCGCTAAAGCCTTGCCATTACAGGATATTCAAGATGATAGTGACGTGACAATTTTAGAGGCCGTCAATAAATACTACGAGACAAAAAGATTCAAAGATTTAGCGGCTGGCACACAGACGGAAGCAAGAAGAGCGTTGACTGATTTTACTTCCATGTTGGGAAACATCCCCCTGAAAGATATAAGCGTTGCAAGTGTACGTACCTTTAGAGCGAGGTACTACAAAATGCCAAAAGAACGACGCACTAAAGAACGGGTACACCTAAACGCCAGCCAGTTGATAGCGCTTGCTGAGAACGACCCTACGGTACAGATAAGGACTGAAAGGGCCTCTTGTAAAAGTTTGGCGTTTATTGTCACATTTTTTAAATGGCTGGAAAAAGAGGGCTATTGTTTCAACCCTCAGATTATAAAAGTCATTGCGCCAGATAAAGAGAAGCCGCTTGTAAATGCAAACGAGAAGAGAAACCGATACACAATAGAGGAACTCAATAGGATGTTCCACCATAAGAGTTATGTCAGCGATTCTTTCAGATATGACTTTCAATTTTGGCTTCCATTGCTGGGAATCTTTACAGGTGCGAGACTTGACGAACTATGCCAGATAAACCCACAGGACGGAATCTTACAGAGCAAAGAGGGAATCTGGTATATCGACATAAAGGATAATGCAGAGGGAAAAGGAATCAAGACGGCGGCTGGATATAGAGCAATACCAATACACCCTGAACTTATCGCGCTGGGATTTATAAAATATGCGGAAGGTCAAAAGGCAAAGGGAGAGACACTGTTATTCCCTGAATTAAGAAACAGGCGTGCCGATAAAAAACTTTATCCGAAAGCGTCCAGATGGTTCAATGATGTATTCAAGAAGGAAGTCGGCATAACATCTGTAGCGACAAAGACAAAGAAAGAGGAAAAGAAACTGGACTTCCATTCTTTCAGAGCGACATTCATAGATACGGCAAAACAGCTTTCACTTCCATTGTCACAGGTACATGAGATAGTCGGACATACGGAGGACAGGGGCGTTACCGGTATCTATGAGGAAAGATACGGGATTGCGATTCTCTTCCATGACGTTATTGAAAAAATAAAGTACGACGGCCTTGATTTGTCGAAACTAAAGAATAACCGCTATAGCCGTTAA
- a CDS encoding integrase core domain-containing protein translates to MQYIASDMTAFCFKGTYYELRLYMDLWNNEIVSHALSSRRGDRMTYIDGLEGLIMNKDKKTEWQTILHTDQGAVHASKKYNDILELNHIAHSMSRSGTPTDNAAMEAINGWLKAELFTDFHVTGKENIEREIEEYIKFFNEERPAYALGYMTPKQYKEAYGGNGSFRSRT, encoded by the coding sequence ATGCAGTACATAGCGAGCGATATGACTGCATTCTGCTTCAAAGGTACGTACTATGAGCTGAGACTGTATATGGACCTATGGAACAACGAAATAGTAAGCCACGCGTTGTCTTCAAGGCGCGGAGACAGAATGACATACATAGACGGGCTGGAAGGACTGATAATGAATAAAGATAAAAAAACGGAATGGCAGACGATACTGCACACAGACCAGGGCGCGGTACACGCCTCCAAGAAATACAACGACATATTGGAACTGAACCATATAGCCCACTCCATGTCCAGGAGCGGAACTCCTACGGACAATGCGGCGATGGAAGCGATAAACGGCTGGCTGAAAGCGGAGCTGTTTACAGACTTTCATGTAACAGGCAAAGAAAACATAGAGCGGGAGATAGAGGAATACATAAAATTCTTCAATGAAGAGCGTCCGGCCTATGCTTTGGGATACATGACGCCGAAACAGTATAAGGAGGCGTATGGCGGAAACGGCAGTTTTAGGAGTAGGACGTAA
- a CDS encoding YadA-like family protein, whose protein sequence is MADITAGGSSLGTGDVEITGTTTVTGTLDASGATEVRLGTTVATELLVGAGSGGDINVGEGLNKLGDVLGADYKNPEFNSLKVTGETTLGATTADSLTIGGTDIGATVATNTGDIATLRTDTDTLRTDVGTLRTDVDNNAANITANTAQIATNTGDIATLRTDTDTLRTDVNNNTAEIGKIGTVLGADYKNPEFNSLKVAGDTTLDGALTANAGATVTGGLTADAADVIGDATVGGTLYVAGDTTLDGALTANAGATVTGGLTADTADVTGDATVGGNLDVTGDLSAANGTFGTKVEVGMAGNNTVIENGTVTATGLGKFGSLEAGSAEFSGLKVNGATELNGALGVNGNVHATGNISTDGNISAVNGTFTGDVSAKDGTFTGTMTAQDAVINNNLNVGNDATIDGTLSAGAGNVVADSSGLTVGNKVTVGAPGSQTTIENGNITTDGNLGIGGTLDVAGDANFASNATVEKDLTVNGNTDLNGTLDVAGDANFASNATVEKDLTVNGNTDLNGTLDVAGDANFASNATVEKDLTVNGNTDLNGTLDVAGDANFASNATVEKDLTVNGNTDLNGTLDVAGDANFASNATVEKDLTVNGNTDLNGTLDVAGDANFASNATVEKDLTVNGNTDLNGTLDVAGDANFASNATVEKDLTVNGNTDLNGTLDVAGDANFASNATVEKDLTVNGNTDLNGTLDVAGDANFASNATVEKDLTVNGNTDLNGTLDVAGDANFASNATVEKDLTVNGNTDLNGTLDVAGDANFASNATVEKDLTVKGDATVDGMLYAKEGGVFSNNASDFAAGTGTAINGVGMDIYENGTLAAYYGRYGMKVGGLTYDGSSNRLDMGGGTITGLADGGVYRGSSDAVTGNQLWQAYRRMDDLQESINIVGAHAAALSGLAPVPYNPYQPTTLSAAFGTYRDEYAVAVGVYHYVRDNVMFNLGASLCSDGDMMGRAGISFAVGKKDKNKPALAQNMNDVQKQLMEVQYALQELKDENEALKKQLPKQ, encoded by the coding sequence ATGGCCGACATAACAGCGGGGGGTTCATCTCTCGGGACGGGAGACGTCGAAATAACCGGCACTACTACAGTCACCGGAACATTAGACGCTTCGGGGGCTACTGAAGTAAGGCTGGGAACCACGGTGGCTACGGAACTGTTGGTCGGGGCAGGCTCCGGCGGCGACATCAACGTCGGGGAAGGGCTGAATAAATTAGGCGACGTGCTCGGCGCGGACTACAAAAACCCGGAATTTAACAGCCTCAAAGTAACCGGAGAGACGACGCTGGGAGCGACGACGGCCGACTCGCTGACCATCGGCGGAACCGACATCGGCGCCACTGTCGCCACAAACACTGGCGACATCGCTACGCTCAGAACGGATACCGATACTCTCAGAACAGACGTCGGTACACTCAGAACCGATGTCGACAACAACGCGGCAAACATCACCGCGAACACGGCGCAGATAGCCACAAACACTGGCGACATCGCTACGCTCAGAACGGATACCGATACTCTCAGAACAGACGTCAACAACAATACGGCAGAAATCGGCAAGATAGGCACCGTGCTCGGCGCGGACTACAAAAACCCGGAATTTAACAGCCTCAAAGTAGCCGGAGACACGACGCTTGACGGCGCACTCACGGCGAACGCCGGCGCTACGGTCACAGGCGGCCTCACTGCGGACGCAGCTGATGTAATCGGCGACGCGACGGTCGGCGGCACGCTTTACGTAGCCGGAGACACGACGCTTGACGGCGCACTCACGGCGAACGCCGGCGCTACGGTCACAGGCGGCCTCACTGCGGACACAGCTGATGTAACCGGCGACGCGACGGTCGGCGGCAATCTTGACGTAACCGGCGACCTCTCCGCTGCAAACGGTACGTTCGGGACGAAGGTTGAAGTCGGAATGGCGGGCAACAACACCGTGATAGAAAACGGAACGGTGACGGCCACCGGTCTCGGCAAGTTCGGCTCTCTCGAAGCAGGCAGTGCTGAATTTAGCGGGCTTAAAGTCAACGGAGCCACCGAACTTAACGGCGCGCTTGGCGTTAACGGCAATGTCCACGCGACCGGCAACATCAGCACTGACGGCAACATCAGCGCGGTCAACGGCACGTTCACCGGCGACGTAAGCGCGAAGGACGGTACGTTCACGGGCACAATGACGGCACAGGATGCTGTGATAAACAACAACCTGAACGTCGGGAATGACGCGACCATCGACGGCACACTCAGCGCCGGCGCCGGCAACGTCGTTGCGGATAGCAGCGGGCTCACGGTTGGAAACAAGGTAACAGTCGGAGCCCCCGGTTCGCAGACGACGATTGAAAACGGCAACATCACGACCGATGGTAACCTCGGAATAGGCGGTACGCTCGACGTAGCCGGCGATGCGAACTTTGCAAGCAACGCCACGGTAGAGAAAGACCTTACGGTCAACGGCAACACCGACCTCAATGGTACGCTCGACGTAGCCGGCGATGCGAACTTTGCAAGCAACGCCACGGTAGAGAAAGACCTTACGGTCAACGGGAACACCGACCTCAACGGTACGCTCGACGTAGCCGGCGATGCGAACTTTGCAAGCAACGCCACGGTAGAGAAAGACCTTACGGTCAACGGCAACACCGACCTCAATGGTACGCTTGACGTAGCCGGCGATGCGAACTTTGCAAGCAACGCCACGGTAGAAAAAGACCTTACGGTCAACGGCAACACCGACCTCAATGGTACGCTCGACGTAGCCGGCGATGCGAACTTTGCAAGCAACGCCACGGTAGAAAAAGACCTTACGGTCAACGGCAACACCGACCTCAATGGTACGCTCGACGTAGCCGGCGATGCGAACTTTGCAAGCAACGCCACGGTAGAAAAAGACCTTACGGTCAACGGGAACACCGACCTCAACGGTACGCTCGACGTAGCCGGCGATGCGAACTTTGCAAGCAACGCCACGGTAGAGAAAGACCTTACGGTCAACGGGAACACCGACCTCAACGGTACGCTCGACGTAGCCGGCGATGCGAACTTTGCAAGCAACGCCACAGTAGAGAAAGACCTTACGGTCAACGGCAACACCGACCTCAATGGTACGCTCGACGTAGCCGGCGATGCGAACTTTGCAAGCAACGCCACGGTAGAAAAAGACCTTACGGTCAACGGCAACACCGACCTCAATGGTACGCTCGACGTAGCCGGCGATGCGAACTTTGCAAGCAACGCCACGGTAGAGAAAGACCTTACGGTCAACGGGAACACCGACCTCAACGGTACGCTCGACGTAGCCGGCGATGCGAACTTTGCAAGCAACGCCACAGTAGAGAAAGACCTTACGGTCAAAGGCGACGCTACCGTCGATGGTATGCTCTATGCTAAGGAAGGCGGAGTTTTCTCCAACAACGCGTCTGACTTCGCTGCAGGCACCGGCACGGCAATCAATGGCGTCGGCATGGATATCTATGAGAACGGCACCTTAGCCGCGTACTACGGAAGATACGGCATGAAGGTCGGTGGACTGACCTATGACGGAAGCAGCAACAGGCTCGATATGGGCGGCGGGACGATTACCGGCCTCGCGGACGGCGGTGTTTACAGGGGAAGCAGCGACGCTGTGACGGGCAACCAGCTCTGGCAGGCCTATCGTCGCATGGACGACCTGCAGGAGAGCATTAACATCGTCGGAGCGCATGCCGCGGCTCTCTCCGGTCTTGCTCCTGTTCCCTATAACCCCTATCAGCCGACGACGCTCTCCGCGGCCTTCGGCACCTACCGCGACGAGTACGCGGTGGCGGTTGGAGTTTACCACTACGTACGCGACAACGTTATGTTCAATCTTGGCGCTTCCCTCTGCTCCGACGGAGACATGATGGGACGTGCGGGCATCAGCTTCGCGGTCGGTAAGAAGGATAAGAACAAGCCGGCTCTTGCGCAGAACATGAACGACGTTCAGAAACAGCTTATGGAAGTGCAGTACGCGCTGCAGGAACTTAAGGACGAGAACGAGGCCCTTAAGAAACAGCTTCCCAAGCAGTAA
- a CDS encoding helix-turn-helix domain-containing protein: MRYTKEERLEIGRKVYEGIMTRYEAAEAYGISDDTARDYMRMYRDSNSLPPKSSGNGSDSYVYKPSERQPDLSDYESMTKKELIVELIKAKVAEARLKKGYEVKGDGPVKEYILLDSSNTK; this comes from the coding sequence ATGCGATACACGAAAGAAGAGCGTCTTGAAATCGGACGAAAAGTTTATGAGGGGATAATGACACGTTACGAGGCTGCCGAAGCCTACGGCATCAGCGACGACACGGCTAGGGACTATATGCGGATGTATCGTGATTCCAACAGTCTGCCGCCCAAGTCTTCCGGAAACGGTTCGGACAGTTATGTTTACAAGCCTTCCGAAAGACAGCCTGACCTATCAGATTATGAGTCCATGACAAAAAAAGAACTCATTGTTGAGTTGATTAAAGCGAAAGTAGCGGAAGCAAGATTAAAAAAAGGCTACGAGGTGAAAGGAGATGGTCCGGTAAAGGAATATATCCTTTTAGACAGCTCGAATACCAAGTAA
- a CDS encoding class I adenylate-forming enzyme family protein codes for MPITDLLERNAKEFCHETALVEINPEVKELRRVTWKEYELIESSPTESYRREITWSVFDEKANRCANLLLSRGIKKGDKVAILMMNSLEWLPLYFGILKTGALAVPLNFRYTAEEIKYCLELADVDALFFGPEFIGRVEDICEQIPRVKLIFYIGDSCPRFAENYLHLTANLSSYAPRILLSDEDDAAIYFSSGTTGFPKAILHNHESLMHAAKVEQSHHGQRHDDVFLCIPPLYHTGAKMHWFGSLISGSKGILLKGTDPISIIKTVSDEKCTIVWLLVPWVQDILDAIDAGKVRLEDYELSQWRLMHIGAQPVPPSLINRWRRVFPKHRYDTNYGLSESIGPGCVHLGVGNIDKVGAIGVPGYGWKVKIVDDEGRPVTNGGVGELAVKGPGVMTCYYNDPKATAEVLHDGWLATGDMARQDEQGFIYLVDRKKDVIISGGENIYPVQVEDFLRAHPSIKDAAVIGLPDQRLGEIAAAIIELKEGFTCTEEEIEKFCLDLPRYKRPRRIIFAEIPRNPTGKIEKPKLRQMYRAENLVAMQTNS; via the coding sequence ATGCCGATCACAGACCTGCTCGAAAGAAACGCCAAAGAGTTCTGCCACGAGACGGCGCTCGTGGAGATAAACCCCGAAGTCAAGGAGCTGCGCCGCGTCACGTGGAAGGAATACGAGCTGATCGAATCCAGCCCCACGGAGAGCTACCGCCGCGAGATCACCTGGAGCGTCTTTGACGAAAAGGCGAACCGCTGCGCGAATCTGCTTCTTTCGCGCGGCATCAAAAAGGGCGACAAGGTCGCCATCCTCATGATGAACAGCCTTGAGTGGCTGCCGCTTTATTTCGGTATTTTAAAGACGGGGGCCCTTGCCGTCCCCCTCAACTTCCGCTACACGGCGGAGGAGATAAAATACTGCCTCGAGCTCGCCGACGTCGACGCGCTCTTCTTCGGCCCGGAGTTCATCGGCCGAGTGGAGGATATCTGCGAGCAGATCCCCCGCGTGAAGCTGATATTCTACATCGGCGACAGCTGCCCGCGTTTCGCGGAAAATTATCTGCATCTGACGGCGAACCTTTCGAGCTACGCGCCGCGCATACTGCTCTCCGACGAGGACGACGCGGCGATATACTTCTCCTCGGGAACGACCGGCTTCCCCAAGGCGATACTGCACAACCACGAGAGCCTCATGCACGCCGCGAAGGTCGAGCAGAGCCACCACGGGCAGAGACACGACGACGTCTTCCTCTGTATCCCGCCGCTCTACCACACGGGGGCAAAGATGCACTGGTTCGGCAGCCTCATATCCGGCAGCAAAGGCATTCTGCTCAAGGGCACGGACCCCATATCGATCATCAAAACCGTCTCGGACGAAAAGTGCACCATCGTCTGGCTGCTCGTGCCGTGGGTACAGGATATCCTTGACGCGATCGACGCGGGAAAGGTCCGTCTGGAGGACTACGAGCTCTCGCAGTGGCGGCTCATGCACATCGGCGCGCAGCCGGTGCCGCCGAGCCTCATCAACCGGTGGCGCCGCGTGTTCCCGAAACATAGATACGATACGAACTACGGCCTGTCGGAATCTATCGGGCCGGGCTGCGTCCACCTCGGCGTGGGCAATATAGACAAGGTCGGGGCGATCGGCGTTCCGGGCTACGGATGGAAGGTGAAGATCGTCGACGACGAGGGGCGCCCCGTCACCAACGGCGGCGTCGGCGAGCTGGCCGTGAAGGGGCCCGGCGTAATGACCTGCTACTACAACGACCCAAAGGCCACCGCCGAGGTGCTGCACGACGGCTGGCTGGCGACGGGGGACATGGCGCGCCAGGACGAACAGGGCTTCATCTACCTTGTGGACCGCAAAAAGGACGTCATCATCAGCGGCGGCGAGAATATCTACCCCGTTCAGGTGGAGGACTTCCTCCGCGCCCATCCCTCGATAAAGGACGCGGCGGTGATCGGCCTGCCGGACCAGAGGCTCGGCGAGATCGCGGCGGCGATCATCGAGCTCAAAGAGGGTTTCACCTGCACCGAGGAGGAGATCGAAAAGTTCTGTCTCGACCTGCCGCGCTACAAGCGCCCGCGCCGCATAATCTTCGCCGAGATCCCCCGCAACCCGACGGGCAAGATCGAAAAGCCGAAGCTGCGCCAGATGTACCGCGCGGAGAACCTCGTCGCGATGCAGACAAACAGCTGA
- a CDS encoding Rha family transcriptional regulator produces MWGKVREEDNRPVVSSRKVAEVFEKEHKIVMRDIRELGCAAEFAAYNFVCGSYKDAQNQERPEYLMTRLGFSVLTMGFTDTKGELPQFKPLRLRVRQRDYNINSVGTLDN; encoded by the coding sequence ATGTGGGGGAAGGTCAGGGAGGAAGACAACCGCCCCGTAGTATCAAGTAGGAAGGTTGCAGAGGTGTTTGAGAAAGAACACAAGATTGTTATGCGCGACATAAGAGAGCTCGGTTGTGCCGCAGAATTTGCCGCCTACAATTTTGTATGCGGGTCCTACAAAGACGCTCAGAATCAGGAACGCCCCGAATACCTCATGACCCGCCTTGGCTTCTCCGTCCTGACGATGGGCTTTACCGACACGAAGGGAGAACTTCCACAGTTTAAGCCCCTTCGCTTAAGAGTCCGTCAGAGGGATTATAATATAAATAGTGTTGGAACATTGGATAATTAA